A region of Anguilla rostrata isolate EN2019 chromosome 10, ASM1855537v3, whole genome shotgun sequence DNA encodes the following proteins:
- the ptgesl gene encoding prostaglandin E synthase 2 encodes MAAASARLLGQVGRHALLTQGCNTGYFALAPRISRQGGVRAYGTGGTGFRSKLFNGALIRGGGRTLGCAFLLGGGIGLYQTIKFTFQRHFAEQKADATETTPKLTLYQYKTCPFCSKVRAFLDYSGLPYQIVEVNPVMRQEIKWSKYRKVPILMVDDTEQLNDSSVIISTLKTFLVSKEKTIPQVIICYPEMKSKNDSGKEVIEYNNKYWLMLSEIETDQLYPEKESRKEEMKWRQWADDWLVHLISPNVYRTPSESLASFDYIVREGKFGTFEGFFAKYVGALAMFLISKRLKSRHNLQDDVRQDLYEAVNDWVSAIGKSRKFMGGERPNLADLAVFGVLRVMEGLQSFDDMMENTKVKYWYRRMERAVQHHEGQN; translated from the exons ATGGCAGCGGCCAGTGCAAGATTACTGGGCCAGGTTGGGCGACATGCTCTCCTGACACAGGGTTGTAACACGGGGTACTTTGCCCTCGCACCTCGAATTTCTCGGCAGGGGGGCGTAAGGGCTTACGGAACTGGTGGCACGGGGTTCAGATCTAAATTGTTTAATGGTGCCCTAATAAGAGGCGGGGGCCGAACCCTGGGATGTGCTTTCTTGCTGGGAGGTGGTATCGGCTTGTACCAGACGATCAAGTTCACCTTTCAGCGTCATTTCGCAGAGCAAAAGGCAGAC GCAACCGAAACAACACCTAAGTTGACCCTGTATCAATACAAGACCTGTCCATTCTGCAGTAAGGTGCGAGCCTTTCTGGACTACTCTGGACTCCCCTACCAGATTGTGGAGGTCAACCCTGTCATGCGTCAGGAGATCAAGTGGTCAAAGTACAGGAAGGTGCCCATCCTGATGGTAGATGATACTGAG CAACTGAACGATTCATCTGTAATAATCAGTACTCTGAAGACATTCTTGGTCAGCAA GGAAAAGACAATTCCTCAGGTCATTATCTGCTACCCAGAAATGAAGTCCAAAAATGATAGTGGGAAAGAGGTGATAGAGTACAACAACAAGTACTGGCTCATGCTGAGTGAAATTGAAACAGACCAGCTCTACCCTGAAAAGGAGTCAAGAAA AGAGGAAATGAAGTGGCGCCAATGGGCAGATGATTGGTTGGTGCACCTCATTTCCCCAAATGTGTATAGGACCCCCAGTGAGTCTCTGGCCTCCTTTGACTACATAGTACGGGAAGGCAAGTTTGGTACTTTTGAGGGCTTCTTTGCCAAATATGTGGGGGCGCTTGCCATGTTCCTCATCTCGAAGAGACTGAAAAGCAG GCACAACCTGCAAGATGACGTGCGACAGGACCTGTACGAGGCTGTGAATGACTGGGTGTCTGCCATTGGCAAGTCAAGGAAGTTTATGGGTGGGGAGCGGCCTAACCTGGCAGACCTG GCAGTATTTGGGGTCCTCAGAGTGATGGAGGGACTGCAGTCCTTTGATGACATGATGGAGAACACCAAGGTGAAATACTGGTATCGGCGGATGGAGAGAGCTGTCCAGCACCATGAGGGACAAAACTAA